In a single window of the Methanoculleus thermophilus genome:
- a CDS encoding 2-isopropylmalate synthase — MKRTVFFTDSRAKKNVTVFDTTLRDGEQTPGISFTREEKLGIAEQLSKIGVHAIEAGFPASSDAEREIVKSIKALGLTSQICGLARSLRADVDACIDCDVDMVHVFIPTSDVQREYTIKKTREEVLDATGEIVSYVRDHLDQCMFSAMDATRTDWDYLIEVFRVAVDAGATVINVPDTVGVITPAAMKRLITRIREEVDCPIDVHCHNDFGLAVANTVAAVEAGASQVQVTVNGIGERAGNADLAQTVMVLSSIYGIDTGIRTTSLVETSRLVARYAGMSIPATQPIVGENAFAHESGIHSHGVIARSDTFEPGIMTPEMVGHRRRLKLGKHAGRHAVKQMLAEVHIEPTDAQLDEIVLRMKGIAGKGKRVTDADLYEIAESVMHLAPNEKTLELQDVAIMTGNHVIPTASVKATVNGVEHVFSSVGNGPVDAAVRAILGIIPVPVHLKEFNIEAISGGTDALGHVTITVEDELGRVFDASASSDDIILASVEAMINAINLVCRTRKNDREREE; from the coding sequence CTGAAGCGTACTGTCTTCTTCACCGATAGCCGTGCGAAAAAGAACGTCACTGTTTTCGACACCACACTGCGCGACGGTGAACAAACGCCGGGCATCTCATTCACGCGCGAAGAGAAGCTCGGTATTGCAGAGCAACTCTCGAAGATCGGAGTGCACGCCATCGAAGCGGGCTTTCCCGCATCGTCTGATGCCGAGCGCGAGATCGTCAAATCCATCAAGGCACTCGGGCTCACGTCACAGATCTGCGGTCTAGCGCGATCGCTCCGGGCCGATGTGGATGCGTGCATCGACTGCGACGTCGATATGGTCCATGTCTTCATTCCGACATCCGACGTCCAGCGCGAGTACACCATCAAAAAGACCCGTGAGGAGGTCCTCGATGCAACCGGCGAGATCGTCTCATACGTCCGTGACCATCTCGACCAATGCATGTTCTCGGCGATGGACGCGACGAGGACAGACTGGGACTACCTGATAGAGGTCTTCCGTGTCGCGGTGGATGCGGGGGCAACGGTCATCAACGTCCCCGATACGGTCGGCGTGATCACGCCGGCGGCCATGAAGCGCCTCATCACCAGGATCAGAGAGGAGGTGGACTGCCCCATCGACGTCCACTGTCACAACGACTTCGGGCTTGCGGTGGCAAACACCGTCGCGGCGGTCGAGGCGGGCGCATCCCAGGTCCAGGTGACGGTGAACGGCATCGGGGAGCGGGCCGGGAACGCGGATCTCGCGCAGACGGTGATGGTCCTCTCATCAATCTATGGGATCGATACCGGGATCCGGACAACAAGCCTTGTAGAGACCTCAAGGCTTGTTGCACGCTACGCGGGGATGAGTATTCCCGCCACGCAGCCGATCGTCGGCGAGAACGCCTTTGCCCACGAGAGCGGGATCCACTCCCACGGTGTGATCGCCCGGTCAGATACGTTCGAGCCCGGGATCATGACCCCCGAGATGGTCGGTCACCGGCGCAGGCTGAAACTCGGCAAACACGCCGGGAGGCACGCAGTCAAGCAGATGCTCGCCGAGGTGCACATAGAGCCCACGGACGCACAGCTCGATGAGATTGTGTTGCGGATGAAGGGGATTGCCGGTAAAGGCAAGCGCGTGACGGATGCCGACCTCTACGAGATCGCGGAGAGTGTCATGCACCTTGCGCCGAACGAGAAGACTCTGGAACTCCAGGATGTCGCTATCATGACCGGGAACCACGTCATCCCGACAGCGAGCGTCAAGGCGACGGTCAATGGGGTGGAGCACGTCTTCTCAAGCGTCGGCAACGGGCCGGTGGATGCGGCCGTGCGGGCGATCCTCGGGATCATTCCTGTCCCGGTTCATCTAAAAGAGTTCAACATCGAGGCAATCTCCGGCGGCACCGATGCACTCGGCCACGTCACCATCACCGTTGAGGATGAACTGGGTCGGGTCTTTGATGCCAGCGCATCAAGCGACGACATCATTCTGGCATCGGTCGAGGCGATGATCAACGCGATCAACCTCGTTTGCCGGACGCGGAAGAACGACCGTGAGCGGGAGGAGTGA
- a CDS encoding HEAT repeat domain-containing protein — protein sequence MTRIANEQDLKIHISRLSAPDKDVRAEAMRGLVALGRPAVPACIALLQDGDWKVRYRAAEALGLIGDGEAYAPLIAALADEKDHVRYMAAKGLGLLGDPRAVVHLGAMLRDENEFVRRSAAGSLGAIGGEAAIGLLRAAMNDEVSDGVRAAILAALRDAGRLS from the coding sequence ATGACACGGATTGCGAATGAACAGGATCTGAAGATCCACATCTCCCGGCTCTCCGCTCCGGACAAAGATGTCCGGGCAGAAGCGATGCGCGGGCTCGTTGCGCTCGGGAGACCGGCAGTACCTGCCTGTATAGCCCTGCTGCAAGACGGCGACTGGAAGGTGCGCTACCGTGCCGCGGAAGCCCTTGGTCTGATCGGTGACGGTGAAGCGTATGCGCCTCTCATCGCCGCTCTCGCTGACGAAAAAGATCACGTCCGCTACATGGCGGCGAAAGGACTCGGGCTGCTTGGTGACCCGCGCGCGGTAGTGCATCTTGGGGCCATGCTCCGCGACGAGAATGAGTTTGTGCGACGGAGTGCCGCGGGTTCTCTTGGAGCGATCGGCGGCGAGGCGGCGATCGGGCTGCTGCGCGCGGCGATGAACGATGAGGTTAGCGACGGTGTCCGTGCGGCAATCCTTGCGGCGCTCCGCGATGCGGGACGTTTATCATAA
- a CDS encoding secondary thiamine-phosphate synthase enzyme YjbQ, whose amino-acid sequence MFQTTIQVETHGEGEIVNLTPRVQQAVDESGVREGLANVFVAGSTAAVTTIEYEPGVLSDLRRALSVIAPADIPYAHDAAWGDGNGRSHVRAAIVGPSLSVPVIGGRLACGTWQQIVLLELDVRQSRKRSVYITVQG is encoded by the coding sequence ATGTTCCAGACTACAATCCAGGTTGAGACGCATGGGGAGGGGGAGATCGTCAACCTCACGCCCCGCGTACAGCAGGCGGTCGATGAGAGCGGTGTGCGGGAGGGGCTTGCGAACGTCTTCGTCGCAGGCTCGACCGCTGCCGTCACCACCATCGAGTACGAGCCCGGTGTGCTCTCCGACCTCCGCCGGGCGCTCTCGGTCATCGCCCCGGCTGACATACCATACGCTCACGACGCGGCGTGGGGCGATGGCAATGGGCGATCTCATGTCCGGGCAGCAATCGTCGGCCCCTCCCTCTCCGTCCCGGTAATCGGTGGCAGGCTTGCCTGCGGCACCTGGCAGCAGATCGTCTTGCTTGAGCTCGATGTGAGACAAAGCCGCAAACGTTCGGTCTATATCACTGTTCAAGGGTAA
- a CDS encoding UPF0147 family protein produces MASPDETIRICIQMLQNISEDSTIPRNIRRVADETKSVLQDESRSIGLRAATAISMIDEISNDPNMPVHARTRIWELVSQLETVPLD; encoded by the coding sequence ATGGCAAGTCCAGACGAAACAATACGGATCTGCATCCAGATGCTGCAGAATATCAGCGAGGATTCCACGATCCCGCGCAATATCCGGCGCGTCGCAGATGAGACAAAATCCGTTCTTCAGGATGAGTCCCGGAGTATCGGTCTCCGCGCCGCAACCGCAATCTCCATGATCGACGAGATCAGCAACGATCCAAACATGCCGGTTCACGCCAGAACCCGGATCTGGGAACTGGTATCGCAGCTCGAAACAGTTCCTCTCGATTAA
- a CDS encoding Sjogren's syndrome/scleroderma autoantigen 1 family protein: MTADKADEVMAEYLLKGGKMLAKSCKVCGYPLFEYKGETQCVICPVLGSKAPSTESEPVREVPPELVQAPSPAPAAPAAKDRVVDELEQTIIHLCERIRGEPRADECLTLMKAVAKGAAALAALAQR; this comes from the coding sequence ATGACGGCGGATAAGGCTGACGAAGTCATGGCTGAGTATCTCCTGAAAGGAGGAAAGATGCTCGCAAAATCCTGCAAGGTTTGCGGGTATCCCCTGTTTGAGTACAAAGGAGAGACGCAGTGTGTGATCTGTCCAGTTCTGGGCTCCAAAGCCCCTTCCACCGAGTCGGAGCCGGTTCGAGAGGTCCCTCCCGAGTTAGTGCAGGCACCGTCGCCCGCGCCGGCCGCGCCCGCGGCGAAGGACCGTGTCGTCGATGAACTGGAGCAGACGATCATCCATCTCTGCGAGCGAATCCGGGGTGAGCCGCGGGCCGACGAGTGCCTGACCCTGATGAAGGCGGTTGCGAAGGGTGCGGCGGCCCTCGCTGCGCTCGCTCAGCGGTAA
- a CDS encoding DEAD/DEAH box helicase, whose protein sequence is MNYVSHPLIRPDCIEERRYQLSIALRALDANTMVVLPTGLGKTAVALLVAASRLYSHRGKVLMLAPTKPLVEQHLRFFKQFLLAQDGSEPLESEFAMFTGDTPPEERTRAWEACRVCFATPQVIKNDCLAGRYSLADVVLLIVDECHRAVGNYAYVFLAEHYCSTAREPLLLAMTASPGGDQAKVQEVCTNLHIEAVETRVETDEDVRPYIHERDIQYIDVYLPEELQAAIVTLRELVASRLTRLANLNFQVPKPDKLSIKALNVLNAQIQQRIRTRDPSAFIAASLHAECMKLRHAISLAETQGSEALKLYLARLGAEGASSSGSKASKRLVGDPAYQRLVEIASGWKEELHPKVAIVRELVRAQLEAHPESRIIVFATYRDTVQTIVDTLTAGGIACERFVGQASRDAERGLTQKEQIESLARFRKGEFKCLVATSVGEEGLDVPSTDMVIFYEAVPSEIRSIQRKGRTGRSGSGTIIVLVTKGTSDETFRYVSQTRERAMVKGIKSMSAAPDPLPGSTPAAAIPAVTKQASVLEFTSMGPAITIDDRETSSRVAEHLHELGASITLERLEFGDYAIGDRILVERKTVQDFMDTLIERDLFGQIRAMADAVPRPILIIEGEDDLYSVRNIHANAIRGTLAAITVDMGVTLLRTKNADDTAEMLYVLAQREGSERGERKVHPKKSYRSIREEQEYVLAAFPNVGIRSARLLLEHFGSLKAIIDADADELASVHGIGEKTAQKIWDLARRPYR, encoded by the coding sequence ATGAACTACGTCTCCCACCCTCTGATCCGGCCAGATTGTATCGAAGAGCGGCGATACCAACTCTCAATTGCGCTCCGCGCGCTTGATGCAAACACCATGGTCGTCCTCCCGACCGGTCTAGGGAAGACGGCCGTCGCGCTCCTCGTCGCGGCATCCCGCCTCTACTCCCACCGGGGGAAGGTGCTGATGCTCGCGCCCACAAAACCCCTGGTCGAGCAGCACCTCCGCTTTTTTAAGCAATTTCTCCTCGCCCAGGATGGTTCCGAACCCCTGGAGTCCGAGTTCGCCATGTTCACCGGGGACACACCCCCAGAGGAGCGGACCAGAGCCTGGGAAGCCTGCCGGGTCTGCTTTGCCACCCCGCAGGTGATCAAGAACGACTGCCTTGCAGGACGATACAGTCTTGCCGATGTCGTACTGCTGATCGTGGATGAGTGCCACCGGGCGGTGGGAAACTACGCCTACGTCTTTCTCGCCGAGCACTACTGTTCCACGGCAAGGGAGCCACTGCTGCTTGCAATGACCGCTTCCCCCGGAGGCGACCAGGCGAAGGTGCAGGAGGTCTGCACGAATCTTCACATCGAGGCGGTCGAGACTAGGGTCGAGACCGATGAGGACGTCCGCCCCTACATCCACGAGCGCGATATCCAGTACATCGACGTCTACCTGCCTGAGGAACTGCAGGCGGCGATCGTCACCCTCCGCGAACTCGTGGCGTCCCGGCTCACCCGGCTTGCAAACCTCAACTTCCAGGTCCCAAAACCGGACAAACTCTCAATCAAAGCGCTTAATGTTCTCAATGCCCAGATCCAGCAGCGCATACGGACACGGGACCCCTCGGCGTTCATCGCAGCATCCCTGCACGCGGAGTGCATGAAACTTCGCCACGCCATCTCGCTTGCCGAGACGCAAGGCAGCGAGGCGCTCAAACTCTATCTCGCCCGGCTTGGAGCGGAAGGAGCCTCGAGTTCGGGGAGCAAGGCAAGCAAACGCCTCGTTGGCGACCCGGCCTACCAGCGCCTCGTCGAGATCGCGAGTGGCTGGAAGGAGGAACTCCATCCCAAGGTCGCGATCGTCCGCGAACTGGTCCGGGCGCAGCTTGAGGCACATCCCGAGAGCCGGATCATCGTCTTTGCCACCTACCGCGACACCGTCCAGACCATCGTCGATACACTCACCGCAGGAGGGATCGCCTGCGAGCGGTTTGTCGGTCAGGCCTCCCGTGATGCCGAGCGGGGTCTCACACAGAAGGAGCAGATCGAAAGCCTTGCCAGATTCCGCAAAGGGGAGTTCAAATGCCTGGTTGCGACCTCGGTAGGTGAGGAAGGGCTCGATGTCCCCTCGACGGACATGGTGATCTTTTATGAGGCTGTCCCTTCAGAGATCCGGAGCATCCAGCGGAAAGGGCGGACCGGTAGGAGCGGCAGCGGCACGATCATCGTCCTGGTGACGAAGGGTACATCTGATGAGACGTTCCGCTACGTGAGCCAGACCCGGGAGCGGGCGATGGTGAAGGGGATCAAGAGCATGAGCGCCGCACCGGACCCTCTGCCCGGCTCCACTCCGGCTGCAGCCATCCCGGCTGTTACCAAGCAGGCAAGTGTTCTGGAGTTTACTTCCATGGGCCCCGCAATCACCATCGATGACCGGGAGACATCATCGCGGGTTGCGGAGCACCTGCATGAGCTTGGGGCATCAATAACGCTCGAGCGCCTTGAGTTCGGCGATTATGCAATCGGGGATCGCATTCTTGTCGAGCGTAAAACCGTACAGGACTTCATGGACACCCTCATCGAGCGGGATCTCTTCGGGCAGATCCGGGCCATGGCCGACGCGGTGCCGCGACCGATCCTGATCATCGAGGGCGAGGATGACCTCTATAGCGTACGCAACATCCACGCGAACGCGATCCGGGGCACGCTTGCCGCAATCACGGTTGATATGGGTGTCACACTGCTCCGCACAAAGAATGCAGACGACACCGCTGAGATGCTCTACGTCCTCGCACAGCGGGAGGGGAGCGAGCGGGGAGAGCGGAAGGTGCACCCGAAGAAATCCTATCGGTCGATCCGTGAGGAGCAGGAGTATGTGCTCGCGGCGTTCCCGAATGTCGGAATCCGGAGCGCACGACTCCTCCTCGAGCACTTTGGATCGCTCAAGGCGATCATAGATGCCGACGCGGACGAACTGGCGTCGGTGCACGGGATCGGAGAAAAGACGGCCCAGAAGATATGGGATCTCGCCCGCAGGCCTTACCGCTGA
- the glyS gene encoding glycine--tRNA ligase gives MAETSDIYEKVMEVARRRGFVWPSSEIYGSVAGFIDYGPLGAMLKRNIENLWRSFYVFQEGYYEIECPTVGNEAIFVASGHVKEFADKMVQCPHCGEYLRADHIAAENGIENAGTLSAEALQAAIYELPCPSCKERLGEAGVFAFNLMFETTIGPGSQRKGYLRPETAQGIFTDFPRLLRFYRDKLPFGAVQIGKSYRNEISPRQGMLRLREFSQAEAEIFVHPDEKNHPAFHRYAEYKVPLLTIARQLENLEPAVSTMRAAVDEGVVANEYVAYYIALTHQILTSIGVDPAKLRFRQHLTDERAHYATDCWDAEVYSERFGWVEIVGIADRTNYDLRSHAKHSGTPMTVFIPYDEPKRVTKRRIVADMGVLGPKYRGKAKAIADALASSEPGEDGARVTVDGEEFFIPADLYQVREEEVEVRGEEVMPHVIEPSYGIDRMIYVALEHSYAEEEVEGEIRKVLRFPPAIAPVQVAVLPLMNRDGLDTIAQTITERLTRCRILAQYDDSGAIGRRYRRQDEIGTPFAVTVDYDTLEDNTVTVRDRDSMEQVRVPIERLPEILSGLITGATTFREIRV, from the coding sequence ATGGCCGAGACAAGCGATATTTACGAAAAAGTCATGGAAGTGGCCAGGAGACGCGGTTTTGTCTGGCCGTCATCCGAGATATACGGGTCCGTCGCCGGTTTCATCGACTACGGCCCGCTTGGAGCAATGCTAAAGAGGAACATCGAGAACCTCTGGCGATCCTTCTATGTCTTCCAGGAAGGTTACTACGAGATCGAGTGCCCCACCGTCGGAAACGAAGCAATCTTCGTCGCATCCGGCCATGTGAAAGAGTTTGCCGATAAGATGGTGCAGTGTCCGCACTGTGGCGAGTACCTGCGTGCGGATCACATCGCAGCGGAGAACGGCATCGAGAACGCCGGCACCCTCTCCGCCGAGGCACTCCAGGCGGCGATCTATGAACTGCCCTGCCCCTCATGCAAAGAGCGCCTGGGAGAGGCGGGTGTCTTTGCATTCAATCTGATGTTTGAGACCACCATCGGGCCCGGATCCCAGCGGAAAGGCTACCTGCGCCCCGAGACCGCCCAGGGCATCTTCACCGACTTCCCCCGACTTCTGCGCTTCTATCGGGACAAACTACCCTTCGGCGCCGTCCAGATCGGGAAGTCCTACCGCAACGAGATCTCCCCCCGCCAGGGCATGCTCCGGCTGCGGGAGTTCTCCCAGGCGGAGGCCGAGATCTTCGTCCACCCGGACGAGAAGAACCACCCTGCCTTCCACCGCTACGCAGAGTACAAGGTGCCTCTCCTTACCATCGCGCGGCAACTCGAGAACCTTGAACCAGCCGTAAGCACGATGCGCGCTGCTGTAGACGAAGGAGTTGTCGCAAACGAGTACGTCGCCTACTACATCGCGCTGACCCACCAGATCCTCACCTCCATTGGCGTGGATCCGGCAAAGCTCCGGTTCCGCCAGCACCTGACCGACGAACGAGCGCACTATGCGACCGACTGCTGGGACGCCGAGGTCTACTCCGAGCGCTTCGGGTGGGTGGAGATCGTCGGTATCGCCGACCGCACCAACTACGACCTGCGCTCGCACGCCAAGCACTCAGGCACCCCGATGACGGTCTTCATCCCCTACGATGAGCCAAAGCGGGTCACAAAGAGGCGGATTGTCGCCGATATGGGCGTACTCGGCCCAAAATACCGGGGTAAGGCAAAAGCAATCGCGGATGCCCTGGCATCATCTGAGCCGGGTGAAGACGGCGCACGCGTCACCGTCGATGGCGAGGAGTTCTTCATCCCGGCCGATCTCTACCAGGTCCGCGAGGAAGAGGTCGAGGTCCGCGGTGAAGAGGTGATGCCTCATGTCATTGAACCGTCATACGGGATCGACCGGATGATCTACGTTGCGCTGGAGCACAGTTACGCCGAGGAGGAAGTCGAGGGCGAGATCAGGAAAGTCCTCCGTTTCCCGCCGGCGATCGCACCGGTCCAGGTCGCCGTCCTCCCGTTGATGAACCGGGACGGCCTCGATACCATCGCGCAGACGATCACGGAGCGCCTCACCCGGTGCCGCATCCTTGCGCAGTATGACGATTCCGGAGCCATCGGGAGGCGCTACCGGAGGCAGGATGAGATCGGGACGCCGTTTGCGGTCACCGTCGACTACGATACGCTTGAAGACAACACTGTGACCGTCAGAGACCGCGACAGCATGGAGCAGGTCCGGGTACCTATCGAGCGGCTGCCGGAGATCCTCTCCGGACTCATCACCGGTGCAACCACGTTCCGTGAAATCAGGGTATGA
- a CDS encoding helix-turn-helix domain-containing protein: MAGDTRKQQLLELFTSITNKKAIVEPMRKVHGTLRDRDAVEREIALIMREILDQGYFKTKLAPRQLARLVVAYYDGKNDTEIARALGDEKLSKTVARARVRLKLFRELDFKMPFDQSMMAELLDSGKTMKEISEELNVSPSTLREYRHVIEQQRDTTLDPYLERIRDVMEDRDLSEQMTRGVTDDGLSEAIDIAEAIDMGEF; this comes from the coding sequence ATGGCAGGAGATACACGCAAGCAGCAGCTCCTTGAGCTGTTCACGTCCATCACGAACAAGAAGGCGATCGTTGAACCGATGAGGAAGGTTCACGGTACGCTCCGGGATCGCGATGCTGTTGAGCGCGAGATTGCCCTGATCATGCGGGAGATCCTCGATCAGGGGTACTTCAAGACCAAACTTGCCCCCCGGCAGCTCGCAAGACTCGTGGTTGCATACTACGACGGCAAGAACGATACGGAGATTGCGAGGGCGCTTGGTGATGAGAAACTGAGCAAGACCGTGGCGCGCGCGCGGGTTCGCCTCAAACTCTTCAGAGAACTCGACTTCAAGATGCCGTTTGATCAGAGTATGATGGCCGAACTTCTTGATTCGGGAAAGACCATGAAGGAGATCAGCGAGGAACTCAATGTGAGCCCCTCCACTCTTCGTGAGTACCGCCACGTCATCGAGCAGCAGAGGGATACAACCCTGGATCCTTACCTGGAACGGATCAGGGATGTGATGGAGGACCGTGACCTCTCTGAACAGATGACACGTGGTGTCACCGACGATGGCCTCTCCGAGGCGATCGATATCGCCGAAGCTATAGATATGGGGGAGTTCTAA
- a CDS encoding metal-dependent hydrolase — protein sequence MRLTWLGHACFLLAGSRTILIDPFIPDGILPTKPDIVAVTHAHGDHMGIAVQLQKKTVAVNEVAKYLASKGVPSEPMNIGGSITVDGVRFTMTPALHSSWLEDEGMGFYGGTAAGFVITMDGISVYHAGDTALFSDMQLIRDLYRPDVALLPVGGRFTMGPEEAMIAARYTGARLVIPMHYDTFPVIQQDLQGFKEALERTTPIKVRILNPRESIDLGPEISGE from the coding sequence ATGAGGTTGACTTGGCTTGGCCACGCGTGTTTCTTGCTTGCCGGATCGCGGACTATTCTCATCGATCCCTTCATCCCGGATGGAATTCTCCCCACAAAGCCCGATATCGTTGCCGTGACGCATGCTCACGGGGATCACATGGGCATTGCGGTGCAACTTCAGAAGAAGACGGTCGCGGTCAACGAGGTCGCGAAGTACCTGGCGTCGAAGGGTGTTCCATCCGAGCCGATGAACATCGGCGGGAGCATCACCGTCGACGGTGTCCGGTTTACGATGACGCCTGCTCTTCACTCGTCATGGCTCGAGGATGAGGGCATGGGCTTTTACGGCGGCACAGCAGCCGGTTTTGTCATCACGATGGACGGTATCAGTGTCTATCATGCCGGCGACACGGCGCTCTTTTCGGATATGCAGCTCATCCGGGATCTCTACCGGCCAGATGTGGCGCTTCTCCCCGTAGGGGGGCGCTTCACCATGGGGCCTGAAGAGGCGATGATCGCCGCCCGGTACACCGGGGCGCGGCTGGTGATCCCGATGCACTACGATACGTTCCCCGTCATTCAGCAGGATCTTCAGGGCTTTAAGGAGGCCCTTGAACGGACAACGCCGATCAAGGTCCGGATCCTCAACCCGCGGGAGAGCATCGATCTCGGGCCGGAGATCTCCGGGGAGTGA
- a CDS encoding sulfurtransferase: MDEKMFTPGGMERMQALSDRDNVPYPRGDGMVKLVNTGWLADHLNDSNLTILDVQPDVHDYIQEHIPGAVYLTEGVLRVSNRGFPTTYSPNSCIQEAFRRAGVEADSPVVVYTSKGAFSGRGDGLAQTMMAYTLAKYGHNKVYLLDGGLDAWKSEGLELSQDYPTVEPSNFTVEVRDEYAIGYEEFVRIKDNEGVVVLDARPAKFYEGQGPWRVAGHIPGAINLPWRSLMTDENPMQFRSNAELDIILEEHGVDRNQTVICTCGTGREATNEFVLLKWLYLYPNVRIYEGSFTEWVSRPGSPVVEGPESRERRAETAPAR, translated from the coding sequence ATGGATGAGAAGATGTTTACCCCAGGCGGCATGGAACGTATGCAGGCCTTAAGCGACCGGGATAATGTTCCGTATCCCCGGGGAGACGGGATGGTCAAACTGGTGAACACGGGCTGGCTGGCCGACCACCTCAACGACAGCAACCTGACGATCCTGGATGTCCAGCCGGATGTGCACGACTACATCCAGGAACACATCCCCGGTGCAGTTTACCTGACCGAAGGGGTTCTGCGGGTCTCCAACCGTGGCTTCCCAACGACATACAGCCCGAACTCCTGTATCCAGGAAGCGTTCCGGCGCGCAGGTGTTGAAGCCGACTCTCCGGTAGTTGTTTACACCTCCAAAGGCGCGTTCTCCGGTCGGGGTGACGGGCTTGCGCAGACGATGATGGCCTATACCCTGGCAAAGTATGGGCATAACAAAGTATACCTCCTCGATGGTGGGCTTGATGCCTGGAAGAGCGAGGGTCTGGAACTCTCGCAGGACTACCCCACAGTTGAACCGTCCAACTTCACCGTTGAGGTCCGCGACGAGTACGCTATCGGATACGAGGAGTTCGTACGGATTAAGGACAACGAGGGTGTGGTTGTGCTCGACGCGCGCCCGGCAAAGTTCTATGAAGGACAGGGACCCTGGCGGGTCGCCGGGCATATCCCTGGCGCCATCAACCTGCCCTGGAGAAGCCTGATGACCGACGAGAACCCGATGCAGTTCAGATCGAACGCCGAACTCGATATCATTCTCGAAGAGCACGGCGTCGATCGGAACCAGACTGTCATCTGCACGTGCGGGACCGGCCGGGAGGCTACAAACGAGTTCGTTCTCTTGAAGTGGCTTTACCTCTACCCGAACGTCCGGATCTACGAGGGTTCGTTCACCGAATGGGTTAGCCGTCCGGGTAGTCCAGTCGTGGAAGGACCGGAATCACGAGAACGTAGAGCAGAGACGGCGCCCGCACGATAA
- a CDS encoding ArsB/NhaD family transporter: MGTLIPLIVLIVVFVLIAVRKVGNINFRIWQVMLLGAAAVLVAGAITPKDALASINLDVMLFLFFMFVIGEALAASGYLYHLSYHLFARAGSVRHLVFLILIGGGLLSALLMNDTLAVVGTPLMLYFARRHGISPKLLLLSLAFAVTTGSVASPIGNPQNLLIALSGGIENPFITFPLYLALPTVISLLLAYWFLCRAFPDDLNSAIPLVHRKEEILDPDLASLARLSLILLVLLIGAKILAAVLFPAFDIGLTWIAVIAALPILLGSRRRFEIVYRIDWPTLAFFAGLFVLMASVWQSGVFQPLIEESPLDITAPPVILAMGVIVSQFVSNVPFVALSLPVLSHLGASTAGMMALAAGSTIAGNMLILGAASNVIIIQCAEREGETLTFGEFARVGLPLTIAQAAVYALFLSFIPA; encoded by the coding sequence ATGGGCACCCTCATTCCGCTTATCGTCCTCATTGTCGTCTTCGTCCTGATCGCGGTCCGAAAAGTAGGCAACATCAACTTTCGCATCTGGCAGGTGATGCTCCTTGGCGCCGCGGCCGTCCTCGTTGCAGGAGCGATAACGCCAAAGGATGCGCTCGCATCCATCAATCTTGACGTGATGCTCTTCCTCTTCTTTATGTTCGTGATCGGGGAAGCGCTCGCGGCAAGCGGTTACCTCTACCACCTCTCTTATCATCTCTTTGCCCGAGCGGGATCGGTCCGCCACCTGGTCTTTCTCATCCTCATCGGCGGCGGTCTCCTCTCGGCGCTCCTGATGAACGATACCCTCGCGGTCGTCGGGACCCCCCTGATGCTTTACTTTGCTCGACGGCACGGGATATCCCCCAAACTTCTCCTGCTTTCGCTCGCGTTTGCGGTCACGACGGGAAGTGTTGCTAGCCCGATAGGAAACCCGCAGAATCTCCTCATCGCGCTCTCGGGCGGTATCGAGAACCCGTTCATCACGTTCCCGCTCTATCTGGCTCTCCCGACGGTGATCTCCCTTTTGCTTGCTTATTGGTTCCTCTGTCGGGCGTTTCCTGATGATCTCAACTCTGCCATCCCGCTCGTGCACCGAAAGGAGGAGATCCTCGACCCCGACCTTGCCTCCCTCGCTCGACTCTCCCTCATCCTACTCGTTCTCCTGATTGGAGCAAAGATTCTCGCGGCCGTGCTTTTCCCTGCCTTCGATATCGGGTTGACATGGATTGCAGTCATCGCAGCGCTTCCGATCCTTCTTGGCAGCAGGAGGCGATTTGAGATAGTCTATCGGATCGATTGGCCGACACTGGCCTTCTTCGCCGGCCTCTTCGTCCTTATGGCGAGTGTCTGGCAGTCGGGGGTCTTCCAGCCGCTCATCGAGGAGAGTCCTCTTGATATCACCGCTCCCCCGGTCATTCTCGCGATGGGCGTCATCGTCTCCCAGTTCGTGTCGAACGTTCCCTTCGTCGCCCTATCTCTTCCCGTCCTCTCACATCTAGGGGCATCCACGGCGGGCATGATGGCGCTTGCGGCCGGCAGCACGATCGCAGGGAACATGCTGATCCTCGGGGCGGCAAGCAACGTCATCATCATTCAGTGCGCGGAGAGAGAGGGTGAGACGCTGACATTCGGCGAATTCGCCCGGGTCGGTCTCCCGCTCACCATCGCCCAGGCGGCGGTCTACGCGCTCTTCCTCTCCTTCATTCCGGCATGA